A region of Hoplias malabaricus isolate fHopMal1 chromosome 12, fHopMal1.hap1, whole genome shotgun sequence DNA encodes the following proteins:
- the LOC136710771 gene encoding protein mono-ADP-ribosyltransferase PARP14-like isoform X2, whose protein sequence is MAEKTLLLEGLPEDFNSVKSKLELYFKNKRRSGGEILHIKQHPEDKRKALLVYLNEADVKKVLEKRIHRIDFKAQGAVQLTVRLLEDQGPAEKNIKPHVLPKEKLDDLDQNQSAQATASERNKFDSEIHKEDLDLLVSTTESDKETLTMYFEQFTEHAQLTKHGKNSWILKVATQSDVEKILQQKEHEFGLSVEVYKERSSSEIWDPCRFILTGFKDTCKYKLITVFIGSCSQKAEHTWELVDDDRIVVTFKEVIDANTFVKKVTSKKMKDMEIGVSRLELTGSVLVQGNMSKITEELLNLYFSNKRSGGGDITSIIWVSKSKSVVITFDDSHVAHRVVEKKHHISDTQLSTSLFYPSLQKILTGKTPTLSNISTEITMPVDVDVLGFIERNVQCKRDLLSQLKKVHADVIFEKTESPKQIKLEMAVDKDSLAALRIGPTWESKAKREANAFLSKYSKAEQTIENELWKRVEKDCYQLTSSDISLSIEEAKSRIVIVGIKEAVDTLINKLKQLLEDAMAELEVERNTVDKVIRFESKEMLELVANCVHSKLSNEIYTKDEGTLSFHLKGFRENVNAAEKVIKQAQENVTLQNLSLSSHLVQFLKSLDLKKFEQDHFFASNIQAFFMKNGDHLGVLAETENIKKAEDKLADIIRVEIIQITPELTPVINSETWVNFLKAHNANVELTHDVIIIPSEGEIVICGFAQMVADLLQKVNDYLENKTPATEDIHFQSLQEVEFIESCMNLSAVPEIRNLDLTILAGTTESPPCLKVTGAKEKIQDAVSLLKKHVSAIITETFAYSKAGETKVIQKHEANVKAKAKEFNCKAYLSTKVEVKTDLTVTTSAHSTNTTSKTLLSPLKHKKASDTEETHTVTVHGVQVSLKKGDITKETVDVIVNSSNKTLDLDTGVSGAILAAAGTSVVDECKKLGPQKADGVVLTSGGNLSCKHIAQIVGPVTAVDITASIEKVLSLCESKNATTVAIPAIGTGKGGIGASESIKAIFIGLENHLTQSQSSCLKEIFAVAFEQKIFDSYCIYFKERKKLSPKVTKSMMPANQVKISGVRIEVKKGSITNETVRGIVNTTNNKMNLMGGVSGAIFRAAGPSVQQECQTLGPLQSDTAAVTSGGNLQCDYIIHMMGPHSAADARLRVKKVLERCEEKQISTVSFPAVGTGGGGLKSAESIDAMLEGIEDHLSQLTSTAIKLIYVVIDRDEVLQEFLEGLKQWTTKCQDSDDGFNGEDSSEWEDTESSHGSDEEPLFSDEEDVEEEEEEMEYEELEEETVEEEEEVEEEEEVEDEGEEEEGYDEEDEEEEGYDEEDEEEDKSANTTEALIGQIKVKVLCGDITKETTEAIVSSTNTSLDLSSGVSGAILKAAGQTVVEDCKKLGPQPSDGVVLTTAGNLALKNIIHMVGQTSEKEITRCMHKVLKKCEENKIQSVSFPALGTGAGNLAADQVAQAMIKAVEMFSKDSPAFLKQINIVIFQPKMLSNFEEVLKSSKKISPKSRPTSVPKPGSIKQTQTLSPLCFATKITSVTFPIMNVEVYGTSTTDLAKVKAFLDDLISEECASQDIESSHLPSLPEADKESIVALSKNNQVHVHVLAADKWTVSGKKDDVLDAVLKINKFLQAAKDRELQKEEEKRLSETLRWEVARGEAWAPLDVSISYQMERAFYNKEQTFSYQAKGENYTVDFKDLKRVNSKGESCRVKRTLLGDSETAIIHPPTTWTNMGGKDLEIITLLPSSNEYKKIQNHFILTSKHKDVSPVQVVEIHRIQNQQQWQRYCVLKQAVDKKYPTQRNDQILYHGTTKEICQKINKNGFNRSFCGRNAVVHGDGTYFAKEAWYSCQDQYSNQDENGLKYIYRARVVTGKPCKSKKGMKEPDPLDPNDPQAGLHDCAVDDLQNPFIFVVFCDAGAYPDYLITFKNV, encoded by the exons AGGAACAAGTTTGACTCTGAAATTCACAAAG AAGACCTGGACCTGCTTGTAAGCACTACAGAGTCTGATAAAGAGACACTCACAATGTATTTTGAGCAATTTACAGAGCACGCTCAACTCacaaaacatggaaaaaacagTTGGATCCTGAAAGTAGCCACTCAGTCAG atgttGAAAAGATTCTCCAGCAGAAGGAACATGAGTTTGGTCTTTCAGTAGAGGTGTATAAAGAGCGAAGTTCATCAGAGATATGGGATCCCTGTCGCTTTATCCTAACTGGGTTCAAAGATACCTgcaaatacaaattaattacAGTGTTTATAGGCAGCTGTAGTCAAAAGGCAGAGCACACCTGGGAGCTCGTTGATGATGACAGGATCGTAGTAACATTCAAAGAGGTTATTG ATGCTAACACATTCGTGAAGAAGGTCACCTCCAAAAAGATGAAGGACATGGAGATCGGAGTCTCTCGTTTAGAGCTCACAGGTTCCGTTTTAGTGCAAGGAAATATGAGCAAAATTACAGAAGAGCTTCTGAATCTCTACTTCAGCAATAAGCGGAGTGGTGGAGGGGACATCACATCCATAATCTGGGTCAGCAAATCCAAAAGTGTGGTCATAACCTTTGATGACTCCCACG TTGCACATCGAGTAGTGGAAAAGAAGCATCATATATCTGACACGCAGCTCAGCACTTCGCTCTTTTACCCGAGTCTGCAGAAGATTCTCACTGGAAAAACACCTACTTTATCCAACATCTCCACAGAGATCACCATGCCTGTTGACGTGGACGTGCTTGGATTCATTGAAAGAAATGTACAGTGCAAAAGAGACTTGCTGAGTCAGCTCAAGAAAGTTCATGCAGATGTCATTTTTGAAAAGACAGAATCTCCCAAACAGATCAAACTGGAGATGGCTGTGGACAAAGACTCTTTAGCTGCACTGAGAATTGGGCCAACTTGGGAGTCTAAGGCTAAAAGAGAAGCAAATGCCTTTTTGAGCAAGTACAGCAAAGCTGAGCAGACAATTGAGAATGAGTTGTGGAAAAGGGTAGAGAAGGATTGTTACCAGCTAACCAGTTCAGACATCAGCCTTTCTATTGAAGAAGCCAAAAGCAGAATTGTGATAGTCGGCATCAAAGAGGCAGTTGATACACTTATAAACAAGTTAAAGCAACTTCTTGAGGACGCAATGGCTGAACTAGAGGTAGAGAGGAACACTGTCGATAAAGTGATTCGCTTTGAGTCAAAGGAGATGCTTGAGTTGGTAGCAAATTGTGTACATTCTAAACTTAGTAATGAAATTTACACCAAAGATGAAGGTACTTTGTCCTTCCATCTAAAAGGTTTTAGGGAAAATGTAAATGCTGCTGAAAAGGTTATCAAGCAAGCACAGGAGAATGTTACCCTTCAGAACTTGAGCCTCTCATCCCATTTAGTTCAGTTTCTGAAGTCCTTAGATCTAAAGAAATTTGAACAGGACCATTTTTTTGCAAGCAATATCCAGGCTTTCTTTATGAAAAATGGCGACCATCTTGGGGTCCTTGCAGAGACAGAAAACATCAAGAAAGCAGAAGACAAATTAGCAGACATCATCAGGGTGGAGATCATTCAAATAACACCTGAGCTAACCCCAGTGATTAACAGTGAAACCTGGGTGAATTTTCTAAAGGCACATAATGCTAATGTGGAATTAACCCATGATGTCATCATTATACCTTCTGAGGGAGAAATTGTAATCTGTGGATTTGCTCAAATGGTGGCAGATCTCTTACAAAAGGTCAATGACTATCTAGAAAACAAGACACCGGCAACTGAAGACATCCATTTTCAGTCTTTGCAAGAGGTTGAGTTTATTGAATCTTGCATGAACTTATCAGCAGTTCCAGAGATCCGTAACCTTGATTTAACCATACTTGCTGGCACTACAGAGAGTCCTCCTTGTCTGAAGGTAACAGGAgcaaaagagaaaatccaagatGCCGTAAGTCTGTTGAAGAAGCATGTATCCGCCATTATCACAGAGACATTTGCTTATTCTAAAGCAGGAGAGACAAAAGTGATACAGAAGCATGAAGCCAATGTAAAAGCCAAAGCCAAAGAGTTCAATTGCAAGGCTTACCTATCAACAAAGGTAGAGGTGAAAACTGATCTGACTGTAACTACCTCTGCACATTCAACAAATACTACATCAAAAACCCTTTTAAGTCCTCTGAAGCATAAAAAAGCATCAGACACAGAAG AAACTCACACAGTAACTGTCCATGGAGTGCAGGTATCTCTTAAAAAAGGAGATATAACAAAAGAGACCGTGGATGTCATTGTTAATTCCAGCAACAAAACATTAGACCTTGACACTG GTGTTTCTGGTGCAATTCTTGCAGCAGCTGGGACATCAGTTGTCGATGAATGCAAAAAGCTTG GTCCTCAGAAAGCAGATGGAGTGGTATTGACAAGTGGGGGTAATCTTTCCTGTAAGCACATTGCTCAGATTGTTGGTCCTGTCACAGCTGTTGATATCACTGCCTCTATTGAGAAGGTCCTGAGTCTTTGTGAAAGCAAGAATGCTACGACAGTGGCAATCCCTGCCATAGGGACAG gGAAAGGTGGTATTGGAGCATCTGAGTCTATCAAAGCCATTTTCATTGGACTGGAAAATCATTTGACTCAGTCGCAGTCATCCTGCCTCAAAGAGATATTTGCAGTGGCTTTTGAACAGAAGATATTTGACTCCTACTGCATTTATTTCAAGGAAAGAAAGAAG CTGTCTCCTAAAGTTACCAAAAGCATGATGCCTGCAAATCAGG TCAAAATTTCTGGTGTGAGGATTGAGGTCAAGAAAGGCAGCATCACCAACGAAACTGTCAGAGGCATTGTGAATACCACAAATAACAAGATGAACTTGATGGGAG GTGTATCAGGAGCCATATTCAGAGCAGCAGGGCCCTCTGTTCAGCAGGAATGTCAGACACTag GTCCACTTCAGAGTGACACAGCTGCAGTGACCAGTGGTGGAAATCTGCAGTGCGATTACATCATCCACATGATGGGACCCCACTCCGCTGCTGACGCCAGGTTACGGGTAAAGAAAGTCCTGGAACGCTGTGAAGAGAAACAAATCAGCACAGTCTCCTTCCCTGCTGTTGGCACCG GTGGAGGTGGCCTTAAGAGTGCAGAGTCCATTGACGCCATGCTGGAAGGTATTGAGGATCATTTATCTCAACTCACCTCCACTGCTATCAAGCTTATCTATGTTGTCATTGACCGAGATGAAGTACTGCAAGAATTTCTGGAAGGGCTGAAACAGTGGACCACAAAATGCCAG GACAGCGATGATGGATTTAATGGAGAAGATAGCAGTGAATGGGAGGATACGGAGTCATCTCATGGCTCAGATGAAGAGCCATTGTTCTCAGATGAAGAAGacgtagaagaagaagaagaagaaatggaATATGAAGAATTGGAAGAAGAAACagtggaagaagaagaagag gtagaggaagaagaagaagtagaagatgaaggagaagaagaagaagggtaTGATGAAGAGgacgaagaagaagaagggTACGATGAAGAGGACGAAGAAGAAGACAAAAGTG CTAACACCACAGAAGCACTAATTGGCCAAATCAAAGTTAAAGTGCTTTGTGGTGACATCACGAAAGAGACAACAGAAGCTATTGTCAGCAGCACAAATACTAGTCTTGATCTAAGCTCAG GTGTTTCAGGTGCTATTCTCAAAGCAGCTGGACAGACAGTTGTTGAAGATTGCAAGAAACTGG GTCCTCAGCCCAGTGATGGTGTGGTCCTGACAACAGCTGGAAACCTTGCTTTGAAGAACATCATCCACATGGTGGGTCAGACCAGTGAAAAAGAGATTACACGCTGCATGCATAAAGTTTTGAAGAAATGTGAAGAAAACAAAATCCAGTCGGTTTCATTTCCTGCTCTTGGAACTG GAGCAGGGAACCTAGCAGCTGACCAGGTGGCACAAGCCATGATTAAAGCTGTGGAAATGTTTTCCAAAGATTCACCAGCTTTtttgaaacaaatcaacatagTTATTTTTCAGCCCAAAATGTTGTCAAACTTTGAGGAAGTTCTGAAAAGCTCCAAAAAGATTTCACCAAAATCAAGACCCACTTCTG TACCCAAGCCTGGATCAATAAAGCAAACGCAAACACTATCACCTTTGTGCTTTGCTACCAAGATAACTTCTGTCACCTTCCCCATCATGAATGTAGAGGTTTATGGGACCTCCACAACTGACCTGGCCAAAGTGAAGGCATTCTTGGATGATCTCATTTCTGAAGAGTGTGCCAGCCAAGATATTGAGTCAAGCCATCTACCCTCCCTTCCTGAAGCTGACAAAGAGTCCATAGTTGCACTTAGCAAAAATAACCAAGTGCATGTCCATGTGCTTGCTGCAGATAAGTGGACTGTGTCAGGGAAGAAGGATGATGTTTTAGATGCTGTGCTGAAGATCAACAAATTTCTCCAGGCGGCAAAGGACAGGGAGCttcagaaagaagaagaaaagaggcTGAGTGAGACGTTACGCTGGGAGGTAGCTCGAGGGGAGGCATGGGCGCCACTGGACgtgagcattagctaccaaatggaGAGAGCATTTTACAATAAAGAACAGACGTTCAGTTACCAGGCGAAAGGAGAGAACTACACTGTGGACTTCAAGGACTTAAAAAGGGTAAACAGCAAGGGAGAGTCCTGTAGGGTCAAGAGAACTCTGCTCGGAGATTCAGAAACAG ccatCATTCACCCTCCCACAACATGGACCAATATGGGTGGAAAGGACTTGGAAATAATCACTCTCCTTCCCAGTTCAAATGAGTACAAGAAAATACAGAATCACTTCATCCTCACCAGTAAACACAAGGATGTGTCTCCTGTCCAGGTTGTGGAG ATCCACAGAATTCAGAATCAACAACAATGGCAGAGATACTGTGTGTTGAAACAGGCAGTGGACAAAAAATACCCCACACAGAGGAATGACCAGATCCTTTACCATGGCACCACTAAGGAAATCTGCCAGAAGATTAATAAGAATGGCTTCAACCGCAGCTTTTGTGGGAGAAATG CTGTTGTTCATGGTGATGGCACCTACTTCGCCAAAGAAGCCTGGTACTCCTGCCAGGACCAGTATTCGAACCAAGACGAGAATGGACTGAAGTACATCTACAGAGCCAGAGTTGTGACTGGGAAACCCTGCAAAAGTAAAAAAGGGATGAAGGAACCAGACCCTCTGGACCCTAATGATCCACAAGCTGGTTTACACGACTGTGCTGTGGATGATCTGCAGAATCCTTTTATCTTTGTGGTGTTCTGTGATGCAGGAGCGTACCCAGACTACCTCATCACCTTCAAGAACGTTTGA
- the LOC136710771 gene encoding protein mono-ADP-ribosyltransferase PARP14-like isoform X3: protein MAEKTLLLEGLPEDFNSVKSKLELYFKNKRRSGGEILHIKQHPEDKRKALLVYLNEADVKKVLEKRIHRIDFKAQGAVQLTVRLLEDQGPAEKNIKPHVLPKEKLDDLDQNQSAQATASERNKFDSEIHKEDLDLLVSTTESDKETLTMYFEQFTEHAQLTKHGKNSWILKVATQSDVEKILQQKEHEFGLSVEVYKERSSSEIWDPCRFILTGFKDTCKYKLITVFIGSCSQKAEHTWELVDDDRIVVTFKEVIDANTFVKKVTSKKMKDMEIGVSRLELTGSVLVQGNMSKITEELLNLYFSNKRSGGGDITSIIWVSKSKSVVITFDDSHVAHRVVEKKHHISDTQLSTSLFYPSLQKILTGKTPTLSNISTEITMPVDVDVLGFIERNVQCKRDLLSQLKKVHADVIFEKTESPKQIKLEMAVDKDSLAALRIGPTWESKAKREANAFLSKYSKAEQTIENELWKRVEKDCYQLTSSDISLSIEEAKSRIVIVGIKEAVDTLINKLKQLLEDAMAELEVERNTVDKVIRFESKEMLELVANCVHSKLSNEIYTKDEGTLSFHLKGFRENVNAAEKVIKQAQENVTLQNLSLSSHLVQFLKSLDLKKFEQDHFFASNIQAFFMKNGDHLGVLAETENIKKAEDKLADIIRVEIIQITPELTPVINSETWVNFLKAHNANVELTHDVIIIPSEGEIVICGFAQMVADLLQKVNDYLENKTPATEDIHFQSLQEVEFIESCMNLSAVPEIRNLDLTILAGTTESPPCLKVTGAKEKIQDAVSLLKKHVSAIITETFAYSKAGETKVIQKHEANVKAKAKEFNCKAYLSTKVEVKTDLTVTTSAHSTNTTSKTLLSPLKHKKASDTEETHTVTVHGVQVSLKKGDITKETVDVIVNSSNKTLDLDTGVSGAILAAAGTSVVDECKKLGPQKADGVVLTSGGNLSCKHIAQIVGPVTAVDITASIEKVLSLCESKNATTVAIPAIGTGKGGIGASESIKAIFIGLENHLTQSQSSCLKEIFAVAFEQKIFDSYCIYFKERKKLSPKVTKSMMPANQVKISGVRIEVKKGSITNETVRGIVNTTNNKMNLMGGVSGAIFRAAGPSVQQECQTLGPLQSDTAAVTSGGNLQCDYIIHMMGPHSAADARLRVKKVLERCEEKQISTVSFPAVGTGGGGLKSAESIDAMLEGIEDHLSQLTSTAIKLIYVVIDRDEVLQEFLEGLKQWTTKCQVEEEEEVEDEGEEEEGYDEEDEEEEGYDEEDEEEDKSANTTEALIGQIKVKVLCGDITKETTEAIVSSTNTSLDLSSGVSGAILKAAGQTVVEDCKKLGPQPSDGVVLTTAGNLALKNIIHMVGQTSEKEITRCMHKVLKKCEENKIQSVSFPALGTGAGNLAADQVAQAMIKAVEMFSKDSPAFLKQINIVIFQPKMLSNFEEVLKSSKKISPKSRPTSVPKPGSIKQTQTLSPLCFATKITSVTFPIMNVEVYGTSTTDLAKVKAFLDDLISEECASQDIESSHLPSLPEADKESIVALSKNNQVHVHVLAADKWTVSGKKDDVLDAVLKINKFLQAAKDRELQKEEEKRLSETLRWEVARGEAWAPLDVSISYQMERAFYNKEQTFSYQAKGENYTVDFKDLKRVNSKGESCRVKRTLLGDSETAIIHPPTTWTNMGGKDLEIITLLPSSNEYKKIQNHFILTSKHKDVSPVQVVEIHRIQNQQQWQRYCVLKQAVDKKYPTQRNDQILYHGTTKEICQKINKNGFNRSFCGRNAVVHGDGTYFAKEAWYSCQDQYSNQDENGLKYIYRARVVTGKPCKSKKGMKEPDPLDPNDPQAGLHDCAVDDLQNPFIFVVFCDAGAYPDYLITFKNV from the exons AGGAACAAGTTTGACTCTGAAATTCACAAAG AAGACCTGGACCTGCTTGTAAGCACTACAGAGTCTGATAAAGAGACACTCACAATGTATTTTGAGCAATTTACAGAGCACGCTCAACTCacaaaacatggaaaaaacagTTGGATCCTGAAAGTAGCCACTCAGTCAG atgttGAAAAGATTCTCCAGCAGAAGGAACATGAGTTTGGTCTTTCAGTAGAGGTGTATAAAGAGCGAAGTTCATCAGAGATATGGGATCCCTGTCGCTTTATCCTAACTGGGTTCAAAGATACCTgcaaatacaaattaattacAGTGTTTATAGGCAGCTGTAGTCAAAAGGCAGAGCACACCTGGGAGCTCGTTGATGATGACAGGATCGTAGTAACATTCAAAGAGGTTATTG ATGCTAACACATTCGTGAAGAAGGTCACCTCCAAAAAGATGAAGGACATGGAGATCGGAGTCTCTCGTTTAGAGCTCACAGGTTCCGTTTTAGTGCAAGGAAATATGAGCAAAATTACAGAAGAGCTTCTGAATCTCTACTTCAGCAATAAGCGGAGTGGTGGAGGGGACATCACATCCATAATCTGGGTCAGCAAATCCAAAAGTGTGGTCATAACCTTTGATGACTCCCACG TTGCACATCGAGTAGTGGAAAAGAAGCATCATATATCTGACACGCAGCTCAGCACTTCGCTCTTTTACCCGAGTCTGCAGAAGATTCTCACTGGAAAAACACCTACTTTATCCAACATCTCCACAGAGATCACCATGCCTGTTGACGTGGACGTGCTTGGATTCATTGAAAGAAATGTACAGTGCAAAAGAGACTTGCTGAGTCAGCTCAAGAAAGTTCATGCAGATGTCATTTTTGAAAAGACAGAATCTCCCAAACAGATCAAACTGGAGATGGCTGTGGACAAAGACTCTTTAGCTGCACTGAGAATTGGGCCAACTTGGGAGTCTAAGGCTAAAAGAGAAGCAAATGCCTTTTTGAGCAAGTACAGCAAAGCTGAGCAGACAATTGAGAATGAGTTGTGGAAAAGGGTAGAGAAGGATTGTTACCAGCTAACCAGTTCAGACATCAGCCTTTCTATTGAAGAAGCCAAAAGCAGAATTGTGATAGTCGGCATCAAAGAGGCAGTTGATACACTTATAAACAAGTTAAAGCAACTTCTTGAGGACGCAATGGCTGAACTAGAGGTAGAGAGGAACACTGTCGATAAAGTGATTCGCTTTGAGTCAAAGGAGATGCTTGAGTTGGTAGCAAATTGTGTACATTCTAAACTTAGTAATGAAATTTACACCAAAGATGAAGGTACTTTGTCCTTCCATCTAAAAGGTTTTAGGGAAAATGTAAATGCTGCTGAAAAGGTTATCAAGCAAGCACAGGAGAATGTTACCCTTCAGAACTTGAGCCTCTCATCCCATTTAGTTCAGTTTCTGAAGTCCTTAGATCTAAAGAAATTTGAACAGGACCATTTTTTTGCAAGCAATATCCAGGCTTTCTTTATGAAAAATGGCGACCATCTTGGGGTCCTTGCAGAGACAGAAAACATCAAGAAAGCAGAAGACAAATTAGCAGACATCATCAGGGTGGAGATCATTCAAATAACACCTGAGCTAACCCCAGTGATTAACAGTGAAACCTGGGTGAATTTTCTAAAGGCACATAATGCTAATGTGGAATTAACCCATGATGTCATCATTATACCTTCTGAGGGAGAAATTGTAATCTGTGGATTTGCTCAAATGGTGGCAGATCTCTTACAAAAGGTCAATGACTATCTAGAAAACAAGACACCGGCAACTGAAGACATCCATTTTCAGTCTTTGCAAGAGGTTGAGTTTATTGAATCTTGCATGAACTTATCAGCAGTTCCAGAGATCCGTAACCTTGATTTAACCATACTTGCTGGCACTACAGAGAGTCCTCCTTGTCTGAAGGTAACAGGAgcaaaagagaaaatccaagatGCCGTAAGTCTGTTGAAGAAGCATGTATCCGCCATTATCACAGAGACATTTGCTTATTCTAAAGCAGGAGAGACAAAAGTGATACAGAAGCATGAAGCCAATGTAAAAGCCAAAGCCAAAGAGTTCAATTGCAAGGCTTACCTATCAACAAAGGTAGAGGTGAAAACTGATCTGACTGTAACTACCTCTGCACATTCAACAAATACTACATCAAAAACCCTTTTAAGTCCTCTGAAGCATAAAAAAGCATCAGACACAGAAG AAACTCACACAGTAACTGTCCATGGAGTGCAGGTATCTCTTAAAAAAGGAGATATAACAAAAGAGACCGTGGATGTCATTGTTAATTCCAGCAACAAAACATTAGACCTTGACACTG GTGTTTCTGGTGCAATTCTTGCAGCAGCTGGGACATCAGTTGTCGATGAATGCAAAAAGCTTG GTCCTCAGAAAGCAGATGGAGTGGTATTGACAAGTGGGGGTAATCTTTCCTGTAAGCACATTGCTCAGATTGTTGGTCCTGTCACAGCTGTTGATATCACTGCCTCTATTGAGAAGGTCCTGAGTCTTTGTGAAAGCAAGAATGCTACGACAGTGGCAATCCCTGCCATAGGGACAG gGAAAGGTGGTATTGGAGCATCTGAGTCTATCAAAGCCATTTTCATTGGACTGGAAAATCATTTGACTCAGTCGCAGTCATCCTGCCTCAAAGAGATATTTGCAGTGGCTTTTGAACAGAAGATATTTGACTCCTACTGCATTTATTTCAAGGAAAGAAAGAAG CTGTCTCCTAAAGTTACCAAAAGCATGATGCCTGCAAATCAGG TCAAAATTTCTGGTGTGAGGATTGAGGTCAAGAAAGGCAGCATCACCAACGAAACTGTCAGAGGCATTGTGAATACCACAAATAACAAGATGAACTTGATGGGAG GTGTATCAGGAGCCATATTCAGAGCAGCAGGGCCCTCTGTTCAGCAGGAATGTCAGACACTag GTCCACTTCAGAGTGACACAGCTGCAGTGACCAGTGGTGGAAATCTGCAGTGCGATTACATCATCCACATGATGGGACCCCACTCCGCTGCTGACGCCAGGTTACGGGTAAAGAAAGTCCTGGAACGCTGTGAAGAGAAACAAATCAGCACAGTCTCCTTCCCTGCTGTTGGCACCG GTGGAGGTGGCCTTAAGAGTGCAGAGTCCATTGACGCCATGCTGGAAGGTATTGAGGATCATTTATCTCAACTCACCTCCACTGCTATCAAGCTTATCTATGTTGTCATTGACCGAGATGAAGTACTGCAAGAATTTCTGGAAGGGCTGAAACAGTGGACCACAAAATGCCAG gtagaggaagaagaagaagtagaagatgaaggagaagaagaagaagggtaTGATGAAGAGgacgaagaagaagaagggTACGATGAAGAGGACGAAGAAGAAGACAAAAGTG CTAACACCACAGAAGCACTAATTGGCCAAATCAAAGTTAAAGTGCTTTGTGGTGACATCACGAAAGAGACAACAGAAGCTATTGTCAGCAGCACAAATACTAGTCTTGATCTAAGCTCAG GTGTTTCAGGTGCTATTCTCAAAGCAGCTGGACAGACAGTTGTTGAAGATTGCAAGAAACTGG GTCCTCAGCCCAGTGATGGTGTGGTCCTGACAACAGCTGGAAACCTTGCTTTGAAGAACATCATCCACATGGTGGGTCAGACCAGTGAAAAAGAGATTACACGCTGCATGCATAAAGTTTTGAAGAAATGTGAAGAAAACAAAATCCAGTCGGTTTCATTTCCTGCTCTTGGAACTG GAGCAGGGAACCTAGCAGCTGACCAGGTGGCACAAGCCATGATTAAAGCTGTGGAAATGTTTTCCAAAGATTCACCAGCTTTtttgaaacaaatcaacatagTTATTTTTCAGCCCAAAATGTTGTCAAACTTTGAGGAAGTTCTGAAAAGCTCCAAAAAGATTTCACCAAAATCAAGACCCACTTCTG TACCCAAGCCTGGATCAATAAAGCAAACGCAAACACTATCACCTTTGTGCTTTGCTACCAAGATAACTTCTGTCACCTTCCCCATCATGAATGTAGAGGTTTATGGGACCTCCACAACTGACCTGGCCAAAGTGAAGGCATTCTTGGATGATCTCATTTCTGAAGAGTGTGCCAGCCAAGATATTGAGTCAAGCCATCTACCCTCCCTTCCTGAAGCTGACAAAGAGTCCATAGTTGCACTTAGCAAAAATAACCAAGTGCATGTCCATGTGCTTGCTGCAGATAAGTGGACTGTGTCAGGGAAGAAGGATGATGTTTTAGATGCTGTGCTGAAGATCAACAAATTTCTCCAGGCGGCAAAGGACAGGGAGCttcagaaagaagaagaaaagaggcTGAGTGAGACGTTACGCTGGGAGGTAGCTCGAGGGGAGGCATGGGCGCCACTGGACgtgagcattagctaccaaatggaGAGAGCATTTTACAATAAAGAACAGACGTTCAGTTACCAGGCGAAAGGAGAGAACTACACTGTGGACTTCAAGGACTTAAAAAGGGTAAACAGCAAGGGAGAGTCCTGTAGGGTCAAGAGAACTCTGCTCGGAGATTCAGAAACAG ccatCATTCACCCTCCCACAACATGGACCAATATGGGTGGAAAGGACTTGGAAATAATCACTCTCCTTCCCAGTTCAAATGAGTACAAGAAAATACAGAATCACTTCATCCTCACCAGTAAACACAAGGATGTGTCTCCTGTCCAGGTTGTGGAG ATCCACAGAATTCAGAATCAACAACAATGGCAGAGATACTGTGTGTTGAAACAGGCAGTGGACAAAAAATACCCCACACAGAGGAATGACCAGATCCTTTACCATGGCACCACTAAGGAAATCTGCCAGAAGATTAATAAGAATGGCTTCAACCGCAGCTTTTGTGGGAGAAATG CTGTTGTTCATGGTGATGGCACCTACTTCGCCAAAGAAGCCTGGTACTCCTGCCAGGACCAGTATTCGAACCAAGACGAGAATGGACTGAAGTACATCTACAGAGCCAGAGTTGTGACTGGGAAACCCTGCAAAAGTAAAAAAGGGATGAAGGAACCAGACCCTCTGGACCCTAATGATCCACAAGCTGGTTTACACGACTGTGCTGTGGATGATCTGCAGAATCCTTTTATCTTTGTGGTGTTCTGTGATGCAGGAGCGTACCCAGACTACCTCATCACCTTCAAGAACGTTTGA